A region from the Cydia amplana chromosome 7, ilCydAmpl1.1, whole genome shotgun sequence genome encodes:
- the LOC134649598 gene encoding 2-acylglycerol O-acyltransferase 2-like isoform X1 produces MSRTPKSKSYPGSLSDALGVQWAPLDLPMARRLQTLGAIGWISLVLFGEAFAIYLFFKLLYSQYWWLGIMYAVWMLRDIDTPARGGRTFEWVRNWAWWRYYRDYFPLKLVKTAELDPSRNYLLACFPHGVVCTGAFGAFATNALDFYKIFPGMSCNMITLGGHFLVPFFRDLILGLGACTSSRESLLHLLDKKKHKGKCVALIVGGAAEALDSHPGEYSVILSRRKGFIRIAMASGAPLVPVFSFGEPDVFRPLNNPQDSWLRWFQESVRRWTGISPMFPVGRGVFQYNFGVVPLRAPVTTVVGTPMEVQKNLEPTDAEVDAVHAQFTQRLVDLFEAQKHKYLKNADNTHLVIT; encoded by the exons atgtcaAGAACTCCAAAAAGCAAGTCATATCCAGG GAGCCTATCAGACGCCCTAGGCGTACAATGGGCGCCACTAGACCTGCCCATGGCTCGGCGCCTCCAGACCCTCGGCGCCATCGGGTGGATCAGCCTGGTGTTGTTCGGGGAAGCCTTCGCCATCTACCTGTTCTTCAAGCTGCTGTACTCGCAGTACTGGTGGCTCGGCATTATGTACGCCGTGTGGATGTTGAGGGATATTGACACGCCGGCTAGAGGGGGACGCAC GTTTGAATGGGTCAGAAACTGGGCCTGGTGGCGTTACTACCGCGACTATTTCCCCCTCAAGCTCGTCAAAACGGCGGAACTGGATCCATCCAGAAACTACCTCCTCGCATGTTTCCCACACGGCGTTGTCTGCACCGGTGCCTTCGGGGCTTTCGCTACAAACGCCTTGGACTTCTACAAGATATTCCCGGGAATGAGCTGTAATATGATAACTTTAGGCGGGCATTTCCTAGTACCGTTCTTCAGGGATTTGATTCTTGGGCTGGGCGCTTGCACATCGTCAAGAGAAAGTTTATTGCATCTGCTGGACAAGAAGAAGCATAAAGGCAAATGTGTGGCATTGATCGTTGGTGGGGCCGCTGAGGCGTTGGACTCGCATCCTGGAGAGTACAGTGTCATCTTGAGCAGGAGGAAGGGATTTATCCGTATCGCGATGGCGTCAGG AGCGCCCCTCGTGCCAGTATTTTCTTTCGGCGAACCCGACGTGTTCCGGCCGCTTAACAACCCTCAGGACAGCTGGCTGAGATGGTTCCAG GAATCGGTACGGCGGTGGACCGGCATCTCTCCCATGTTCCCGGTGGGCCGTGGCGTGTTCCAATACAACTTCGGCGTGGTGCCCCTTCGTGCACCCGTCACCACTGTCG TCGGCACCCCCATGGAGGTCCAAAAGAACCTGGAACCCACCGACGCCGAAGTGGACGCGGTCCACGCGCAGTTCACGCAGAGGCTCGTGGATCTCTTCGAAGCGCAGAAGCACAAGTACTTGAAGAACGCGGACAATACACATCTGGTTATTACGTAA
- the LOC134649598 gene encoding 2-acylglycerol O-acyltransferase 2-like isoform X2 — protein sequence MELITTPIKSLSDALGVQWAPLDLPMARRLQTLGAIGWISLVLFGEAFAIYLFFKLLYSQYWWLGIMYAVWMLRDIDTPARGGRTFEWVRNWAWWRYYRDYFPLKLVKTAELDPSRNYLLACFPHGVVCTGAFGAFATNALDFYKIFPGMSCNMITLGGHFLVPFFRDLILGLGACTSSRESLLHLLDKKKHKGKCVALIVGGAAEALDSHPGEYSVILSRRKGFIRIAMASGAPLVPVFSFGEPDVFRPLNNPQDSWLRWFQESVRRWTGISPMFPVGRGVFQYNFGVVPLRAPVTTVVGTPMEVQKNLEPTDAEVDAVHAQFTQRLVDLFEAQKHKYLKNADNTHLVIT from the exons ATGGAATTGATTACAACTCCTATCAA GAGCCTATCAGACGCCCTAGGCGTACAATGGGCGCCACTAGACCTGCCCATGGCTCGGCGCCTCCAGACCCTCGGCGCCATCGGGTGGATCAGCCTGGTGTTGTTCGGGGAAGCCTTCGCCATCTACCTGTTCTTCAAGCTGCTGTACTCGCAGTACTGGTGGCTCGGCATTATGTACGCCGTGTGGATGTTGAGGGATATTGACACGCCGGCTAGAGGGGGACGCAC GTTTGAATGGGTCAGAAACTGGGCCTGGTGGCGTTACTACCGCGACTATTTCCCCCTCAAGCTCGTCAAAACGGCGGAACTGGATCCATCCAGAAACTACCTCCTCGCATGTTTCCCACACGGCGTTGTCTGCACCGGTGCCTTCGGGGCTTTCGCTACAAACGCCTTGGACTTCTACAAGATATTCCCGGGAATGAGCTGTAATATGATAACTTTAGGCGGGCATTTCCTAGTACCGTTCTTCAGGGATTTGATTCTTGGGCTGGGCGCTTGCACATCGTCAAGAGAAAGTTTATTGCATCTGCTGGACAAGAAGAAGCATAAAGGCAAATGTGTGGCATTGATCGTTGGTGGGGCCGCTGAGGCGTTGGACTCGCATCCTGGAGAGTACAGTGTCATCTTGAGCAGGAGGAAGGGATTTATCCGTATCGCGATGGCGTCAGG AGCGCCCCTCGTGCCAGTATTTTCTTTCGGCGAACCCGACGTGTTCCGGCCGCTTAACAACCCTCAGGACAGCTGGCTGAGATGGTTCCAG GAATCGGTACGGCGGTGGACCGGCATCTCTCCCATGTTCCCGGTGGGCCGTGGCGTGTTCCAATACAACTTCGGCGTGGTGCCCCTTCGTGCACCCGTCACCACTGTCG TCGGCACCCCCATGGAGGTCCAAAAGAACCTGGAACCCACCGACGCCGAAGTGGACGCGGTCCACGCGCAGTTCACGCAGAGGCTCGTGGATCTCTTCGAAGCGCAGAAGCACAAGTACTTGAAGAACGCGGACAATACACATCTGGTTATTACGTAA
- the LOC134649863 gene encoding structural maintenance of chromosomes protein 4-like codes for MDSTTNTENFNIDLKTSQENILLEIIKEVCSDPNSKISSKLIGKVNRIIADCDLSHYSSLHKLSTVDESTSTLLGLMNQTTRELSYDEQSELMQAISAKIQGKLPAYIAELEQLKRTSLSSKDARKQKIQELQESLDEKVNTLQEQESEKVELMMEWLNHRLHDATKFSESSTELLTLKTRSLELKSKILHLQILQNIFTETSQSIRAYSELHKDLKDNVKDAETRIKKYREIIDSDFKMGANK; via the exons ATGGATTCCACAACCAATACTGAGAACTTCAACATAGATTTAAAGACGTCCCAAGAGAACATTCTGCTGGAAATTATTAAAGAAGTCTGCAGTGACCCCAATAGCAAGATTTCATCAAAACTAATTGGCAAAGTTAATAGGATTATTGCGGACTGTGATTTATCTCATTATTCTAGTTTACACAAGCTAAGCACAGTCGATGAAAGCACATCTACTTTACTGG GTCTCATGAACCAAACAACAAGAGAGCTGAGCTATGACGAGCAATCAGAGCTGATGCAGGCAATATCAGCCAAGATCCAGGGCAAGCTTCCGGCATACATCGCAGAGCTTGAGCAGCTGAAGCGAACAAGCCTCTCCAGCAAAGATGCCCGCAAACAGAAGATCCAGGAGCTTCAGGAGAGCTTGGACGAAAAGGTCAACACTTTGCAGGAACAGGAATCTGAGAAA GTGGAGCTGATGATGGAGTGGCTTAATCACCGGCTGCATGATGCCACCAAGTTCAGTGAGTCCTCCACAGAGCTTCTCACCCTCAAGACCAGGAGTTTGGAGCTCAAGTCCAA AATATTGCACCTTCAGATCCTGCAGAACATCTTCACGGAGACAAGTCAGTCGATCAGGGCGTATAGCGAACTACACAAGGACTTGAAAGACAACGTCAAAGACGCGGAGACCAGGATCAAGAAGTATAGAGAAATAATTGACAGTGATTTCAAAATGGGTGCTAATAAATAg